A genomic stretch from Arachis stenosperma cultivar V10309 chromosome 3, arast.V10309.gnm1.PFL2, whole genome shotgun sequence includes:
- the LOC130966320 gene encoding histone H2A-like produces MDSPAVKGKKGAAGRRGGGPKKKSVSKSVKAGLQFPVGRIGRYLKKGRYAQRVGSGAPVYLAAVLEYLAAEVLELAGNAARDNKKNRIIPRHVLLAVRNDEELGKLLAGVTIAHGGVLPNINPVLLPKKSQTAAAKEPKSPSKGTKSPKKA; encoded by the coding sequence ATGGACAGCCCCGCTGTAAAAGGGAAGAAAGGAGCTGCCGGAAGGAGAGGCGGTGGTCCCAAGAAGAAGTCAGTGTCAAAGTCCGTCAAAGCCGGTCTCCAATTCCCCGTCGGAAGGATCGGACGCTACTTGAAGAAAGGCCGTTATGCTCAGCGCGTGGGAAGCGGCGCTCCGGTTTATCTCGCCGCCGTTTTGGAATACCTAGCTGCTGAGGTTTTGGAATTGGCTGGGAATGCTGCTAGGGATAACAAGAAGAACAGGATTATTCCAAGGCATGTGCTGTTAGCTGTGAGGAACGATGAAGAGCTTGGAAAACTGCTTGCTGGTGTTACCATTGCTCATGGTGGTGTTCTTCCTAACATTAACCCTGTGCTTTTACCTAAGAAGAGTCAAACCGCTGCTGCTAAGGAACCGAAGTCTCCATCTAAGGGCACAAAGTCTCCTAAGAAAGCTTAA